The DNA segment ATCGATAAGCTCTATCAAAATATACAGGCCGCATTCAGGCTATCGCCCGAACAAAAAGAGAAATACGAAAAAGCAGAGCTTGCAGGCCAGCGTGGCTATACCAGCCCGGGTAAGGAAACTGCAAAAGGTGCAAAAACTGCCGATCTGAAAGAATTCTGGCAAATTGGTCAGGAAGTGGAGGATGGCGACCCTATAAAGGAACAATACCCCGATAACGAATACCTGGAAGAAATTCCAGGGTTTAACGAGGTAACCAGAGAGATTTACCAGCGGCTGGAAAGCAATGGCAAACACCTGTTGCGGGCGATTGCAACTTACCTGAATCTGCCTGTTGATTATTTCGATAAGCATGTGCACAATGGCAATTCCATTTTAAGGGGGATCCATTATTTCCCCATTGAAAATCCGGATCTGTTGCCGGATGATGCGGTAAGGGCGGGTGCACATGAAGATATTAATCTAATTACTTTACTGATCGGAGCCAGCGCCGATGGACTGGAAGTGCTGACCAGGAGTAACGAGTGGTTGCCCATTAAGGCACACCATACCGATATTGTGGTTAATGTGGGTGATATGCTGCAGCGTCTGACCAATAACAAATTAAAATCGACCACACACCGCGTCGTAAACCCGCCACGCGAACTGATGAAGACTTCACGTTTTTC comes from the Pedobacter heparinus DSM 2366 genome and includes:
- a CDS encoding isopenicillin N synthase family dioxygenase is translated as MSTPYIPCLDLGSYIDGNEAQRKKFSDELGRAFNDSGFVTITNHGLDQELIDKLYQNIQAAFRLSPEQKEKYEKAELAGQRGYTSPGKETAKGAKTADLKEFWQIGQEVEDGDPIKEQYPDNEYLEEIPGFNEVTREIYQRLESNGKHLLRAIATYLNLPVDYFDKHVHNGNSILRGIHYFPIENPDLLPDDAVRAGAHEDINLITLLIGASADGLEVLTRSNEWLPIKAHHTDIVVNVGDMLQRLTNNKLKSTTHRVVNPPRELMKTSRFSVPFFLHPRSDMDLTSLESCIDAAHPKVYEDMTAGEYLDERLREIGLKK